Proteins from one Alicyclobacillus vulcanalis genomic window:
- the uca gene encoding urea carboxylase, with translation MFRKVLIANRGAIAVRIIRTLKHMGISSVAVYTTADEDSLHVDLADEAIWIGEGPANESYVNPDQILAAAKEACADAIHPGYGFLSENAAFARRCAEEGLVFIGPSPDQIEQFGYKHVAREVARQAGVPLLPGSTLMSDIGELRRAAERIGYPVILKSTAGGGGIGMRVVEREDALEEAFESVRRLSGQHFRDDGVFVEKYVPRARHIEVQIFGNRQGEIVAIGERDCTLQRRNQKVVEECPAHGLSEATRRRLHEAALAVARAVGYRSAGTVEFLYDPASDAFYFLEVNTRLQVEHGVTEEVYGIDLVEWMIREAAGELTDLAARLPKPSGHSIQVRVYAEDPGRDFRPCAGRVDGVVWPKDVRVETWIGAGVTVSAYYDPLLAKLIVRGATREEAVGALRRALAEARVHGVQNNLRYLQAIAASESFATGDVHTKWLEGFRPSERALEVVDGGLQSTIQDWPGRTGLWDVGVPPSGPMDALSMRIGNRLLGNPEGAPALELTLRGGAYSFRADVWICLTGADMQATLDGDPVPRYQPVLARRGQLLRFGESRAGLRAYLCVQGGFDVAPILGSRATFALGGFGGHGGRALIAGDVVGIGEPPGDAPALAASDRHEAAIDGAEAAVQEAPPVEPPAFERTWEIGVVPGPHCTPEFLPASYLEMLTSTEWKVHFNSSRTGIRLVGPAPVWAREDGGDAGLHPSNLHDNPYAIGSLNLTGDLAVLLGQDGPSLGGFVCPVTTPAAEMWKIGQLRPGDAIRFRLLSLDQARELDALQAQCLATPASYGQAYRLPLPESPFASYEEAQEAAYLARESDGHAFSVCIRAAGDEYVLVEFGDMELDLRYRFQVHLLMEAIRAESDIPWIDLTPGIRSLQIHFDRTRMTSEEVARRVLHLDAALPDLSTASVPSRIVRMPLSFDDPSVQLAIERYQKNVRPDAPWCPSNIEFMRRVNGLDRIEDVRQTVFEAKYLVLGLGDVYLGAPAATPVDPRHRLVTTKYNPARTWTPENAVGIGGSYMCIYGMESPGGYQLFGRTLQIWNTFRQTGSFRDGKPWLLRFFDQVEFYPVTPEALDEMRKRFVRGRHDIEILETVFDLGEYLAFLESIRDDAAAFKERQKRAFREELARWKAMGLAAYTSEEPGEPEEPEDYGLTVVRAQMPGSVWKVHVAPGQWIRPGDTIAVIESMKMEFPVEATCQGVVRTVHVRPGQELRPGGPIVGIEEVSA, from the coding sequence ATGTTTCGCAAAGTGTTGATCGCCAATCGCGGCGCCATTGCGGTGCGGATCATCCGCACGCTGAAACACATGGGGATTTCATCGGTGGCTGTGTACACCACCGCGGACGAGGATAGCCTGCACGTCGATCTCGCCGATGAAGCCATCTGGATTGGGGAGGGCCCTGCGAACGAGTCGTACGTGAATCCGGATCAGATTCTCGCCGCCGCGAAGGAGGCCTGCGCAGACGCCATCCACCCTGGCTACGGGTTTCTCAGCGAGAACGCGGCGTTTGCGCGCCGGTGTGCCGAGGAGGGGCTGGTGTTCATTGGGCCTAGCCCCGACCAAATCGAGCAGTTCGGCTACAAGCACGTGGCGCGCGAGGTCGCGCGCCAAGCGGGCGTTCCCTTGTTGCCAGGGTCGACGCTCATGTCGGACATCGGCGAACTGCGCCGCGCCGCAGAGCGGATTGGCTATCCCGTCATTTTGAAGAGCACCGCGGGGGGCGGCGGGATCGGCATGCGCGTGGTGGAGCGAGAAGATGCGCTCGAGGAGGCGTTTGAGAGCGTGCGCCGCCTGTCCGGGCAACACTTCCGCGACGACGGCGTGTTCGTGGAAAAGTACGTGCCGCGCGCCCGGCACATCGAGGTGCAAATTTTCGGGAACCGCCAGGGCGAGATCGTGGCGATTGGCGAGCGCGACTGCACGCTGCAGCGCCGCAATCAGAAGGTGGTGGAGGAGTGTCCGGCGCACGGGCTGTCCGAGGCCACGCGCAGGCGCCTGCACGAGGCGGCGCTGGCCGTTGCGCGCGCTGTCGGCTATCGGAGCGCAGGCACGGTGGAGTTCTTGTACGATCCGGCCTCTGACGCCTTCTACTTCCTGGAGGTCAACACCCGCCTGCAGGTGGAGCACGGCGTGACGGAGGAGGTGTACGGGATCGATCTCGTCGAGTGGATGATCCGCGAGGCGGCGGGAGAGCTGACCGATCTCGCAGCGCGCCTTCCCAAGCCGAGCGGCCACAGCATTCAGGTGCGCGTCTACGCGGAAGACCCTGGGCGCGACTTTCGCCCGTGTGCCGGCAGAGTGGACGGCGTGGTGTGGCCGAAGGATGTGCGCGTCGAGACGTGGATCGGCGCCGGCGTCACCGTGAGTGCGTATTACGATCCGCTGCTCGCCAAGCTCATCGTGCGCGGTGCGACGCGAGAGGAGGCCGTCGGTGCCCTTCGCCGGGCGCTCGCCGAGGCGCGCGTACATGGCGTGCAAAACAACCTGCGCTACCTGCAGGCCATCGCGGCGTCCGAGTCGTTTGCAACGGGGGACGTCCATACGAAGTGGCTCGAGGGCTTCCGGCCGAGCGAGCGCGCGCTCGAAGTGGTGGACGGCGGCCTTCAGAGCACGATTCAGGACTGGCCGGGGCGGACAGGGCTGTGGGACGTCGGCGTGCCGCCGTCGGGGCCGATGGACGCCTTATCGATGCGCATCGGAAATCGCCTGCTCGGCAACCCGGAGGGCGCGCCGGCGCTTGAACTCACGCTGCGCGGCGGCGCGTACAGCTTCCGCGCCGACGTCTGGATATGCCTCACGGGCGCGGATATGCAGGCCACGCTCGACGGCGACCCCGTGCCCAGGTATCAGCCGGTCCTCGCGCGCCGCGGGCAGCTGTTGCGCTTCGGCGAGTCGCGGGCCGGACTGCGCGCCTACCTGTGCGTGCAGGGCGGCTTCGATGTCGCGCCCATCCTCGGCAGCCGAGCGACGTTCGCGCTCGGCGGCTTCGGCGGACACGGTGGCCGCGCGCTCATCGCTGGCGACGTCGTCGGCATCGGCGAGCCCCCGGGCGATGCGCCCGCTTTGGCGGCGTCGGATCGCCACGAAGCGGCGATCGATGGGGCAGAGGCCGCTGTCCAGGAAGCGCCCCCCGTGGAACCGCCCGCCTTCGAGCGCACGTGGGAAATCGGCGTGGTCCCAGGCCCGCACTGCACGCCCGAGTTCCTCCCCGCGTCGTACCTGGAGATGCTCACGTCGACCGAGTGGAAGGTCCACTTCAACAGCTCGCGCACGGGCATCCGCCTCGTCGGTCCCGCGCCTGTCTGGGCGCGCGAAGACGGCGGCGATGCGGGACTACATCCGTCGAATTTGCACGACAACCCGTATGCCATCGGCTCGCTCAACTTGACGGGCGATCTCGCCGTCCTTCTCGGCCAGGATGGCCCAAGCCTCGGCGGCTTCGTGTGCCCCGTGACGACGCCCGCGGCAGAGATGTGGAAGATTGGCCAGCTTCGCCCCGGCGACGCGATTCGTTTTCGGCTCCTAAGCCTCGACCAGGCGCGGGAACTGGACGCGCTGCAGGCCCAGTGCCTCGCGACACCCGCCAGCTACGGCCAAGCCTATCGCCTGCCGCTGCCCGAATCGCCGTTCGCCTCGTATGAGGAGGCGCAGGAAGCCGCCTATCTGGCGCGCGAGTCCGACGGACACGCGTTTTCCGTCTGTATCCGCGCCGCAGGGGACGAATACGTGCTCGTCGAATTCGGTGACATGGAGCTCGATCTCCGCTACCGGTTTCAGGTGCACCTGCTGATGGAGGCCATCCGCGCGGAGAGCGACATCCCGTGGATCGACCTGACGCCAGGCATCCGGTCCCTGCAGATTCACTTCGACCGCACGCGCATGACGAGCGAGGAAGTGGCGCGCCGCGTGCTTCACCTCGACGCCGCGCTGCCGGATCTGTCGACGGCGAGCGTGCCTTCGCGCATCGTGCGCATGCCGCTTTCCTTCGACGATCCGTCCGTTCAGCTCGCCATCGAGCGGTACCAGAAGAATGTGCGGCCCGACGCGCCGTGGTGCCCGAGCAACATCGAGTTCATGCGGCGCGTGAACGGGCTCGACCGCATCGAAGATGTGCGTCAGACGGTGTTCGAAGCGAAATACCTCGTCTTGGGACTTGGCGACGTGTATCTCGGGGCTCCGGCGGCCACGCCCGTCGACCCGCGCCACCGCCTGGTGACCACCAAGTACAACCCCGCGCGAACGTGGACGCCGGAGAATGCGGTCGGGATCGGCGGCTCCTACATGTGCATCTACGGCATGGAGAGCCCTGGAGGATACCAGTTGTTTGGCCGGACGCTCCAGATCTGGAACACGTTCCGGCAGACGGGATCGTTCCGCGACGGCAAGCCATGGCTGCTCCGCTTCTTCGACCAAGTCGAGTTTTACCCCGTCACGCCCGAGGCCTTGGACGAGATGCGCAAGCGGTTTGTGCGGGGCCGCCATGACATCGAGATTTTGGAGACGGTGTTCGATCTCGGCGAATACCTGGCGTTCCTCGAATCCATTCGGGACGATGCGGCGGCGTTCAAGGAGCGGCAAAAGCGCGCGTTTCGCGAGGAATTGGCGCGGTGGAAGGCGATGGGCCTCGCGGCGTACACGAGTGAGGAGCCCGGCGAGCCGGAGGAGCCCGAAGACTACGGCCTCACCGTGGTGCGGGCGCAGATGCCGGGCAGCGTTTGGAAAGTGCATGTCGCCCCAGGCCAGTGGATCCGGCCTGGCGACACCATCGCCGTGATCGAGAGCATGAAGATGGAATTTCCTGTTGAGGCCACCTGCCAAGGCGTGGTCCGCACGGTGCACGTGCGCCCCGGGCAGGAGCTGCGGCCTGGCGGGCCCATCGTCGGGATTGAGGAGGTGTCGGCTTGA
- the atzF gene encoding allophanate hydrolase, translating to MNATTVAALRRAYRSGRVTPFDVIEEVVRKAESGAAWNVWITPPSQERLEPYLKELRREDMDRKPLWGIPFAVKDNIDVAGMPTTAACPAYAYEPKAHASVVARLVQAGAIPVGKTNLDQFATGLVGTRSPYGEVANAHRPAWVSGGSSSGSAVAVALGQVPFALGTDTAGSGRVPAALNGVVGYKPRPGGWPNEGVVPACKSLDCVSVFTRSIADAAWIQAVMARIGAAAESPNRFVVPSRVDTWFGSHAAAFQRAWERALSAVSSAGVAVEEVPLPELDEASAMLYEGPWIAERWASLGAFVEGHRDEVLPVTRAILESGRDRLASDLFRAQHRLLELRAAVANKLEGAVLLMPTVGGTWTRDEVRQDPLGTNRALGAYTHHANLLQLASLSLPCGAVDEAMPFGLSLYVPGHREAELFVAARWFADLDEDLAGSGPWEDEADLVAVCGLHMRGMPLNPELVALGAEFVEIAKTAPAYRLFLLDTEPEKPGLVRDEQGGEVELELWRLPKRAWAAFVAKVRAPLALGNIRLADGREVIGFVCEAGAPRREDITAFGGYRAWRERN from the coding sequence TTGAACGCGACGACCGTGGCCGCCCTGCGGCGGGCGTACCGCAGTGGGCGTGTGACGCCTTTCGACGTGATCGAAGAGGTGGTGCGAAAGGCCGAGTCGGGCGCGGCGTGGAACGTCTGGATCACGCCGCCAAGTCAAGAGCGCCTCGAGCCGTATCTCAAGGAACTTCGGCGCGAGGACATGGACCGCAAGCCCCTGTGGGGTATCCCGTTTGCGGTGAAGGACAACATCGATGTGGCGGGCATGCCGACCACGGCCGCGTGTCCTGCGTATGCGTACGAGCCGAAAGCGCATGCGTCTGTCGTGGCGCGGTTGGTGCAGGCGGGCGCGATCCCGGTGGGGAAGACGAATTTGGACCAGTTCGCGACTGGGCTCGTCGGCACCCGAAGCCCGTACGGAGAGGTGGCGAACGCGCATCGGCCGGCGTGGGTGAGCGGCGGATCGTCCAGTGGATCGGCCGTGGCGGTGGCGCTCGGGCAGGTGCCCTTCGCGCTCGGCACGGACACCGCGGGGTCTGGGCGCGTGCCGGCTGCGCTGAACGGGGTGGTGGGGTACAAGCCGCGGCCGGGTGGTTGGCCCAACGAAGGCGTGGTGCCGGCCTGCAAAAGCCTGGACTGCGTGAGCGTGTTCACAAGATCGATCGCCGATGCGGCATGGATTCAGGCCGTCATGGCGCGGATCGGCGCGGCCGCCGAATCGCCCAACCGCTTCGTGGTGCCGAGCCGCGTCGACACCTGGTTTGGTTCGCATGCGGCGGCGTTTCAGCGGGCGTGGGAGAGGGCGCTGTCCGCGGTGTCCTCGGCGGGTGTGGCCGTCGAAGAGGTGCCTTTGCCGGAACTGGACGAGGCGAGCGCCATGTTATACGAGGGCCCGTGGATCGCCGAGCGGTGGGCGAGCCTGGGCGCGTTTGTCGAAGGCCACCGGGACGAGGTCCTGCCGGTCACGCGGGCCATCCTTGAGTCCGGACGGGATCGCCTGGCGAGCGACTTGTTCCGAGCGCAGCATCGGCTTCTGGAACTTCGCGCCGCGGTGGCGAACAAGCTCGAGGGCGCCGTGTTGCTCATGCCGACGGTCGGCGGCACGTGGACGCGCGACGAGGTGCGGCAGGATCCGTTGGGCACGAATCGTGCGCTCGGTGCCTACACCCACCACGCCAACCTGCTGCAGCTCGCGAGCCTGTCGCTGCCCTGCGGGGCGGTGGACGAAGCCATGCCGTTCGGGCTATCGCTCTATGTCCCGGGGCATCGCGAGGCAGAGCTCTTTGTGGCGGCGCGATGGTTTGCCGATCTCGATGAGGACCTGGCGGGTTCGGGCCCGTGGGAGGACGAGGCCGATCTCGTCGCTGTGTGCGGGCTGCACATGCGCGGCATGCCGCTCAACCCGGAACTCGTCGCACTGGGTGCCGAGTTTGTGGAGATCGCGAAGACGGCCCCCGCGTATCGGCTGTTCCTGCTCGATACGGAACCTGAGAAGCCTGGCCTGGTGCGCGACGAGCAGGGTGGCGAGGTGGAGCTCGAACTGTGGCGGCTGCCCAAGCGGGCGTGGGCGGCGTTCGTGGCCAAGGTGCGGGCTCCGTTGGCGCTGGGCAACATCCGCCTGGCCGACGGCCGAGAGGTGATCGGGTTTGTGTGCGAGGCTGGCGCGCCGCGCCGCGAGGACATCACGGCCTTCGGGGGCTATCGAGCCTGGCGCGAGCGGAACTAA
- a CDS encoding flavin reductase family protein, which translates to MLSLNPNEMTPLECYKFLIGAVIPRPIAFVTTLSKAGVLNAAPFSFFNVVTPAPPMVSVSVQRQNGQPKDTARNAVDSGAFVVHIVSEPYTEKINQTAATLPPDESEVALAGLTPVPSEAIEVPGVLEARVRMECVLEHALPLGGTRQAPACDLLIGRVVRFHIDESLYHEGRIDPHGLAPVARLAGNDYSLLGHIWTLERPK; encoded by the coding sequence GTGTTGTCCTTGAACCCGAACGAGATGACGCCGCTGGAGTGCTACAAGTTCCTGATCGGCGCCGTCATTCCCCGGCCCATCGCGTTTGTCACGACCCTTTCGAAGGCTGGCGTGCTGAATGCCGCGCCCTTCAGCTTTTTTAACGTCGTCACGCCGGCTCCGCCGATGGTTTCGGTGTCCGTGCAGCGGCAAAACGGACAGCCGAAAGACACGGCGCGCAACGCCGTGGATTCCGGCGCGTTTGTGGTCCACATCGTGAGCGAGCCGTATACGGAAAAGATCAATCAGACCGCGGCGACCCTTCCGCCGGACGAAAGCGAGGTCGCTCTGGCAGGGCTCACGCCCGTCCCGAGCGAGGCCATCGAGGTACCCGGGGTGCTCGAGGCGCGCGTTCGCATGGAATGCGTGCTGGAACACGCGCTCCCCCTGGGAGGGACGAGGCAGGCTCCAGCGTGCGATCTCCTCATTGGACGCGTCGTGCGCTTCCACATCGACGAATCGCTGTACCACGAGGGTCGAATCGACCCGCACGGCCTCGCGCCGGTCGCGAGGCTCGCCGGAAACGACTACAGCCTGCTCGGGCACATCTGGACGCTCGAGCGGCCCAAATGA
- a CDS encoding urea amidolyase associated protein UAAP1: MNLSSLTPMYTHSIPSGGRWSMRLGRGKRLVLRAEGPGANAHLWLYRADHPAERLNVPDTLKAQHTAKISLYDVLMSDEGRAMATLVHDTVGWHDPLSGVMTRADVDRRYGETNFQRHRNAMLRSGYENAVKELVRNGLDAGDLVPPINLFSKVWCDEDGQMHFVTEFAPKGSEAGLRMEMDVIAIVSNTPHPLDPRRPYPSVPLSLAVYADEPTRPDDPRLKTDEARRAMENTVWQYALLR, from the coding sequence ATGAATCTCTCGTCTCTCACGCCGATGTACACGCACTCGATCCCGTCCGGCGGCCGCTGGTCCATGCGCCTCGGCCGCGGCAAACGCCTCGTCTTGCGCGCCGAAGGCCCCGGGGCAAACGCCCATCTGTGGCTGTACCGCGCGGATCATCCCGCCGAGCGCCTCAACGTGCCCGATACGCTCAAGGCCCAGCACACGGCCAAAATCTCGCTCTACGACGTGCTGATGAGCGACGAGGGCCGTGCCATGGCGACGCTCGTGCACGACACCGTCGGCTGGCACGATCCGCTCTCGGGGGTGATGACGCGCGCGGATGTCGACAGGCGTTACGGCGAGACGAACTTTCAGCGCCACCGAAACGCCATGCTCCGCTCGGGCTATGAAAACGCCGTGAAGGAGTTGGTCCGAAACGGCCTCGACGCGGGCGATCTCGTCCCACCCATCAACCTGTTCTCCAAGGTGTGGTGCGACGAGGACGGCCAGATGCACTTCGTGACGGAATTTGCCCCGAAGGGAAGTGAGGCGGGGCTGCGCATGGAGATGGACGTGATCGCCATCGTCAGCAACACGCCGCACCCGCTCGACCCGCGCAGGCCGTACCCGTCTGTGCCGCTCAGCCTGGCGGTGTATGCGGATGAGCCGACTCGCCCGGACGATCCCCGCCTGAAGACGGACGAGGCGCGCAGGGCGATGGAGAACACGGTGTGGCAGTATGCGCTGTTGAGATAA
- a CDS encoding carbohydrate ABC transporter permease — protein MSVIQTFVRTTVKTAAEPSRGRSGLREGLLAACLLAPAALFLLAFVYAPAVLAFALAFFNFHPGGAWSYAGLSNFRAALSDPLFWRSMENTALYALMMVPATLILSVALAALLHAQRKVFRFAQSLVVLPYITPAVGTAIGWLWMYNPNFGMLNAALRFVGLPPIGWLNSPHWALPAVALYSLWHGIGFDVLLLISAMSQLPEGVIESAKLDGAGPVARLFRITLPLVSPTLFFIGVITTIGSLQAFAQVYALSLSSGGPENATLTALLYIYQQAFTNGQFSYAAAMAAMLVVCIFAVTAVTRFIGHRMTFYQ, from the coding sequence ATGTCCGTGATTCAAACCTTCGTCCGCACAACCGTTAAGACCGCTGCCGAACCTTCTCGAGGCCGATCCGGCCTACGAGAAGGTCTCCTCGCCGCGTGTCTGCTGGCGCCCGCCGCCCTATTCCTGCTTGCGTTTGTCTACGCACCCGCCGTTTTGGCATTTGCGCTCGCCTTTTTCAACTTCCACCCGGGAGGTGCATGGAGTTACGCGGGGCTCAGCAATTTCCGCGCCGCCCTGTCGGATCCTCTCTTTTGGCGCTCGATGGAGAACACGGCGCTCTACGCCCTCATGATGGTCCCGGCCACACTCATCTTGTCCGTCGCGCTCGCCGCGCTCCTGCACGCTCAGCGGAAGGTGTTCCGTTTCGCGCAGTCGCTCGTCGTGCTCCCGTACATCACGCCCGCCGTCGGCACGGCCATCGGCTGGCTCTGGATGTACAATCCGAATTTCGGCATGCTCAACGCGGCGCTCCGGTTCGTCGGCCTGCCGCCCATTGGCTGGTTGAATTCGCCCCATTGGGCGCTCCCTGCCGTCGCCCTGTACTCGCTCTGGCACGGCATTGGTTTTGACGTGCTTCTGCTGATCTCGGCCATGTCCCAGCTGCCCGAGGGCGTGATCGAGTCGGCCAAATTGGACGGCGCAGGGCCCGTGGCTCGTCTGTTCCGCATCACGTTGCCGCTCGTGTCGCCGACGCTGTTTTTTATCGGCGTCATCACCACGATTGGATCTCTGCAGGCGTTTGCTCAAGTGTATGCGCTCAGCCTCTCGAGCGGGGGGCCGGAGAACGCGACGCTCACAGCGCTCCTGTACATCTACCAGCAGGCCTTTACAAATGGTCAATTTTCCTACGCCGCGGCCATGGCGGCGATGCTCGTCGTCTGCATCTTTGCCGTCACCGCCGTGACACGTTTCATCGGCCACCGCATGACGTTTTACCAATAA
- a CDS encoding urea amidolyase associated protein UAAP2, whose amino-acid sequence MPSLAFDPRRDVVTADTRLVLPSGEGFMCTLQPGDVLRIVDLEGNQAVDTLFFDADRPYDHYSAAKTIAAQGNLYLTTGSVLLTESGRPLVRLVDDTCGRHDTLGGACSAQSNTVRYGHDKVHMHNCRDTFMLQIAMHEPRLAKRDLAPNVNFFMNVPVTRDGGLEFADGISGPGRYVEMEAMTRVMVLMSNCPQLNNPCNAYNPTPVEIVIWRRGA is encoded by the coding sequence ATGCCATCGCTTGCGTTTGATCCCCGCCGCGACGTCGTCACCGCCGACACGCGCCTCGTCTTGCCGAGCGGCGAAGGCTTCATGTGCACGCTTCAGCCGGGCGACGTGCTGCGGATTGTGGATTTGGAAGGCAATCAGGCGGTTGACACGCTGTTTTTCGACGCGGATCGGCCGTATGACCACTACAGCGCCGCGAAGACCATCGCTGCACAGGGCAACCTGTATCTCACCACTGGATCGGTGCTGCTCACCGAGTCGGGCCGGCCGCTCGTGCGGCTGGTAGACGACACCTGCGGACGCCACGACACGCTCGGCGGCGCGTGCTCGGCGCAGAGCAACACGGTGCGCTACGGGCACGACAAGGTCCACATGCACAACTGCCGAGATACGTTCATGCTGCAAATCGCCATGCACGAGCCGCGGCTCGCGAAGCGCGACTTGGCGCCCAACGTGAACTTTTTCATGAACGTGCCCGTGACGCGGGACGGCGGGCTGGAGTTCGCGGACGGCATCTCGGGCCCGGGCCGCTACGTGGAGATGGAGGCCATGACCCGGGTGATGGTCCTGATGAGCAACTGCCCGCAGCTGAACAATCCCTGCAACGCCTACAATCCGACGCCCGTGGAAATCGTCATTTGGCGTCGCGGAGCCTGA
- a CDS encoding APC family permease, translating into MENSLAFVDAARLEHLGYDQQLSRKLHLRDVVGLAIANVSPTMAVLLLTSGVFSIGGTFAIGADVLLGAVVILISLCLAELGALFPVAGGMYSLVRFVLPAPLAFVTLFNYLIQGVILPASIALGIGQFVKDLFPHLALSEPVIALASVALAVAIGVVRVELGAYVTMAMVFVELVVLSTVTVAAWLHPHQSLFAVTFHPVYLDGHSLRPVTLGMMAASLAPAFNIINGYDATLGFSEELVGGPSKLARAVITAATTAAIAIVVPLTSAVVTAPNLKAFFGAASPVIYAVESSLGPNFRMVLDIGVCIALFNSMLVYFMYFGRVFYTTGRDALWWRGANRRIGRVNRFKAPGLCVLLLGLPTAVLLFLSQLNWLIIFSGTVTTVVYFFIGLAAIWSRIKFRHETRPYRMPAWPLAPVVVTLFTAFAIVTQEPQYLLGEAVLAAGSLACYALSRFVWSTRPARGESEWQEDAAG; encoded by the coding sequence ATGGAGAATTCGTTGGCCTTTGTCGACGCCGCGAGGCTGGAGCACCTCGGCTACGACCAACAGCTGAGCCGAAAACTCCACCTGCGGGACGTTGTCGGTCTCGCCATCGCGAACGTGTCGCCCACGATGGCGGTATTGCTTCTCACGTCTGGCGTTTTTTCCATCGGCGGGACGTTCGCCATCGGTGCAGATGTCCTGCTCGGGGCAGTGGTCATCCTCATCTCCCTTTGCCTGGCGGAACTCGGCGCCCTGTTCCCGGTGGCCGGCGGCATGTATTCGCTCGTCCGCTTCGTGCTACCCGCGCCCTTGGCGTTTGTCACACTGTTCAACTACTTGATCCAGGGCGTCATCCTGCCGGCGAGCATCGCGCTTGGCATCGGGCAGTTTGTCAAGGACCTGTTTCCACATCTCGCCCTGTCTGAGCCGGTCATCGCGCTCGCATCCGTGGCCCTGGCTGTGGCCATTGGCGTGGTGCGGGTGGAGCTCGGCGCCTATGTCACGATGGCCATGGTCTTCGTCGAGCTCGTGGTCCTGTCGACCGTCACGGTTGCCGCGTGGCTGCATCCCCACCAGTCGCTTTTCGCCGTGACGTTTCACCCGGTGTATCTCGACGGACATTCGCTTCGCCCCGTGACCCTCGGCATGATGGCGGCGAGTTTGGCCCCGGCGTTCAACATCATTAACGGATACGACGCCACGCTCGGGTTCTCGGAGGAGCTGGTGGGCGGCCCGAGCAAGCTTGCGCGCGCCGTGATCACCGCGGCCACCACTGCTGCCATCGCCATCGTGGTGCCGCTCACCTCGGCCGTGGTCACGGCGCCGAACCTCAAGGCGTTCTTCGGCGCGGCGAGTCCCGTCATCTATGCCGTGGAATCCTCGCTCGGCCCGAATTTCCGGATGGTTCTGGACATTGGCGTCTGCATCGCCCTATTCAACTCCATGCTCGTCTACTTCATGTACTTCGGCAGGGTGTTTTACACGACCGGGCGCGATGCGCTGTGGTGGCGGGGCGCCAACCGACGGATTGGCCGGGTGAACCGGTTCAAGGCGCCAGGCCTGTGCGTGCTGCTTCTCGGCCTCCCGACGGCGGTGCTCCTGTTTCTGAGTCAACTGAATTGGCTGATCATCTTCTCCGGCACCGTCACCACGGTCGTGTATTTCTTCATCGGGCTCGCGGCCATCTGGAGCCGCATCAAGTTTCGCCATGAAACACGGCCGTATCGCATGCCGGCCTGGCCGCTCGCTCCGGTGGTGGTGACGCTCTTCACGGCCTTCGCCATCGTCACGCAGGAGCCGCAGTACCTGCTCGGCGAGGCCGTGCTTGCGGCCGGATCGCTCGCGTGCTACGCGCTCTCGCGCTTTGTGTGGTCGACGCGCCCCGCTCGCGGCGAGTCGGAGTGGCAGGAGGACGCGGCCGGCTGA
- a CDS encoding carbohydrate ABC transporter permease: protein MTFVTSIDRPKDVFVYPPHLVPDWNFSVWAQTWRGNTWSLAIANTVVIAVATIVIALATTVLAAYALVYIPFRGKGVVWTMLLAVLMIPEQALLIPNFVTMAKLHLVDTRIAQVIPYGASIFGVFLLRQHLLTLPREYHDAAKIDGCGHLAYLWRVVLPLSKPILFTIALYIFIGCWNSLIWPLMVTSKPSVQPIEVLLSTFLTQDSSNWQGLSAAAMFATLPMIALFALFRKPILRGLSKSSGING from the coding sequence ATGACGTTCGTCACGTCGATCGACCGCCCGAAGGACGTGTTCGTGTACCCGCCCCACCTCGTTCCCGACTGGAATTTCTCCGTCTGGGCGCAGACGTGGCGCGGAAACACGTGGTCGCTCGCCATCGCCAATACGGTCGTCATCGCCGTCGCGACCATTGTCATCGCCCTTGCCACGACCGTGCTCGCCGCGTACGCGCTCGTCTACATCCCGTTTCGGGGCAAGGGCGTTGTCTGGACGATGCTCTTGGCCGTTCTCATGATTCCAGAGCAGGCCCTGCTCATCCCGAACTTCGTGACGATGGCAAAGCTGCACTTGGTGGATACGCGCATCGCCCAAGTGATCCCGTATGGCGCAAGCATCTTTGGCGTGTTCTTGCTGCGCCAACATCTTCTGACCCTGCCGCGCGAATACCACGATGCGGCGAAAATCGACGGCTGCGGTCACCTGGCCTATCTTTGGCGCGTCGTGTTGCCCTTGTCGAAGCCCATCCTGTTCACCATCGCGCTGTACATCTTCATCGGCTGTTGGAACTCGCTCATCTGGCCACTCATGGTCACGTCGAAGCCGAGCGTGCAGCCCATCGAAGTGCTCTTGTCCACCTTCTTGACGCAGGACTCGTCCAACTGGCAGGGGCTGTCGGCCGCCGCCATGTTCGCCACCCTGCCGATGATCGCGCTCTTCGCGCTGTTTCGAAAGCCCATTCTGCGGGGCCTCTCAAAGTCAAGCGGCATCAACGGATAG